In the Oryzihumus leptocrescens genome, one interval contains:
- a CDS encoding TOBE domain-containing protein — translation MVLCDRLLVIEGGRVVQQGTPASVARHPATEYVARLVGLNLYAGRLDPDRGSVALDGGGDLAVTPTAEARGSNRVLVGLRPSAITVHTVRPEHASVRNVWAGTIESLELLTDRVRVNVEGTPSALVDVTPGAVAELGLGPGQAVWLSAKATETDAYPESASTRHTAEVS, via the coding sequence ATGGTGCTGTGCGACCGGCTGCTGGTCATCGAGGGCGGCCGGGTGGTCCAGCAGGGCACCCCCGCGTCGGTGGCACGGCACCCGGCGACGGAGTACGTCGCGCGCCTGGTCGGACTCAACCTGTATGCAGGGCGGCTCGACCCCGACCGCGGCAGCGTCGCGCTCGACGGTGGTGGGGACCTCGCGGTGACGCCCACCGCCGAGGCGCGGGGCTCGAACCGGGTGCTGGTGGGGCTGCGCCCCTCGGCGATCACGGTGCACACCGTGCGGCCCGAGCACGCCAGCGTGCGCAACGTGTGGGCCGGCACCATCGAGAGCCTGGAGCTGCTCACCGACCGGGTGCGGGTCAACGTCGAGGGCACGCCGTCGGCGCTGGTGGACGTCACGCCCGGGGCCGTGGCCGAGCTCGGGCTCGGGCCGGGGCAGGCCGTGTGGCTGTCGGCCAAGGCGACCGAGACCGACGCCTACCCCGAGTCGGCGAGCACCCGGCATACCGCCGAGGTGTCCTGA
- a CDS encoding lipopolysaccharide assembly protein LapA domain-containing protein, with product MAIAAALVLLIMLIAFMLQNTTKVEVHFLGLSGTIPLGMALLIAAVGGGVVVAIAGVARITQLRLNARRTRRGTVRA from the coding sequence GTGGCCATTGCAGCCGCACTCGTCCTCCTGATCATGCTGATCGCCTTCATGCTGCAGAACACGACGAAGGTCGAAGTCCACTTCCTCGGTCTGAGCGGCACCATCCCGCTGGGGATGGCCCTGCTGATCGCGGCCGTCGGTGGGGGCGTGGTGGTGGCGATCGCCGGGGTAGCCCGGATCACGCAGCTCCGCCTGAACGCCCGCCGAACCCGGCGTGGCACCGTTCGTGCCTGA
- a CDS encoding DLW-39 family protein, protein MKKFLLLLATVFGALAIQKKLKAQKAEQELWAEATDQPGTL, encoded by the coding sequence GTGAAGAAGTTCCTGCTGCTGCTGGCCACCGTCTTCGGCGCCCTGGCGATCCAGAAGAAGCTCAAGGCCCAGAAGGCCGAGCAGGAGCTGTGGGCCGAGGCGACCGACCAGCCTGGGACGTTGTGA